Genomic DNA from Gimesia aquarii:
TGAGTGGCTGCAAACCAACTCGCTGTCTGCTCCGGGATCACCGGTCTGGTATAACCCGGGGAATTACGAATTATTAGGTCTGTGGATCGTTGCCCCGTTTTCCGGGGATTTCTGGATTCCCCTTGCGGGACTCATTCCTCCGATCTTGCTGGTAAGTGCAACCTGTTCTGCCTGCCAGGAGTTTGGCATGCGAAGAACGACGACGGTGAGTATTGTACTTGCCATTGCTGGGACGCATTGTGTTTTTGGGCAACTGCATAGTTGTGAGAATGATATCGCGGTCGCGGCACTGTTTGCGTTTGCTGTTGCGTTCGGATTTAGATGGAGCCGAACCTGCTCGTTTGCCGACGCATTGCTCACTGCCTGCGCAGTCGGACTTCTTTGCGGCGTGAAGTACTATGCGTTGGGGTACACGGCGTTGAGTTCGATCTTGATCGTGACGACAATGTTCATACGCCAGGGGGTTCGTCGAGCCACTCAAGCAGGTCTGACCCTGCTTTTGGGTGTTTTTTTGATTTCTGGACATTGGTACTTACGAAATTATCTGACAACGGGAACACCATTATACCCATTGGGGTACAACAGTCAGACAAACGCTCTGGCTGAGTTACGTCCCAATACTTTTACTAGCACGTTACTGGGAGGCTGGGATCCAACTCATCTTTCGCAGTGTATCGAGTCCATTTGGATGTATGGAGGGTATGTTCAAGTCCTAGCAGTGTGCCTCATTCCTTTCTTGCTTGCTTGGATGATTGCCGGAACGATTATAGCACGGCAGGAGAAAGCTTCCCGAATTCGGTTAAACTATTTGTGTATGCTTCTCGCAGTCGTTGGGAGTCTGCTGGTATTTGCAGTGACTCCTTTTTTGGTCGACCCGAAAGATCCGACCAGAATTGCCGCCCAGGTGAGAGTGATGCGTTTTGGTCAGTGTCCACTGTGGGTACTCACATTGTGCCTTGGCTTGATCTGCGATGATATTTTCCGGATACCAACTACCAAATACGCTTCGTATTCTTCTTATTTGTGGGGGCTGAAATCGATACCCCGGCTCTCAATTTTTGTGCTTTCAATCATTCAATTCTGCCTCGCGTTTGTGATCGAAGCATCGCAATCCATTTTTATCAGTGTGCTGTTACTGGTCGACCTAGCAATTCTCTGGGCATGCCTTCACTATTTTGGGGCAGGAACGAACGTCCTGAAGAAAGCCCGTAACTGGTCATTCATTTTGATCGTGCTCATAGTGGGATCAGCTTCCAGTTACAACGCTACACGTTGGCACCATGGTTTTTCACAATTCTATGATGATTTTCTCGATGTCCGTTTTTTTACTCAGATCGAAACCCGGGAACTTAAGCCGAAAATCAACCGGATTATGGTGTTGCACTATCGTGTTTACCCGTTTTATGGATCGCAGCGTCAGTTTCGAGTTCATCGTCCCACTTTGATCACCACGCGCGATGATTTTTTAACTGCCCTTAAGTCCTTTCAGCCTGATTTAATTTTTGTGCATCCCCATGATCCTCACAAGTACGGTCGTTATAAGAATGCGGGATTCTGGGCACGGAATGAACTGGGGAAGTCTCTCGAGTTACTGCAGATAAATAACCACTATGATGTATACGCACTTCATGAGACTGATGACTCTCAGAAAGAGGACTCTCCGAAAGAGAAAAATGCACAGGTGACGGTTACAATCAGGGGACAGTCTGAATATGTTAAGACACAGTAATGAAGCAATGAAACAGCCAGGTGAGAGTAAGTTATCCCAGAATGCAATGGGGAATCGTCCTGGATATGATCTTCACCGGCCGATGCAGGAGCATCGCGCTACGCGAGCACAGGGACTGGCTGAGCAGGCGCTTTCGGCATGTAAACCGTTTCTTCTGTCAGAGCAGACATCTGCACTGGCTCTGATCGACGTGGGCTGCGGGTATGGTCACACGTTATTGGAATATGCAAAGCATTTTAATGCTGTCGTAGGTCTGGAACCGTCGTTTCCGCTGTTTCAGGAAGCAGATCGATTGACTCAAGACGTGCATAACATCACCGTGCGCAATTCCCGCGCTGAATTAATGAATGAGAATTCTACTTATGATGTCGTGGTGATGGATAATGTCCTCGAACACATCGAACACCAGGCAACATCTCTCGAAAACATTGTCCGATCACTGTGCCCCGGAGGGATCGCCTATATTGTTGTGCCTAATAAATGGTGGCCCATCGAAGTGCACTACGGGCTTCCCTTTTTAAGTTATTTGCCACTATCGCTGGCAAACTGGTATCTCCGTTTAAGTGGCCGGGGACATGACTATCGCGATGCTAGTTATGCACCATCCTATTTTTCACTCAGGCGCATGCTGCGAAGAATATCCTGTATCAGCTTTCACTTCGTCGTCCCCGAAGATGTATCGACGGCTCGGCTTGGTCAAAAACTTCATTACCGTTTCGGCGTCTGGTTATTGCGCCGGTTTCCCTTTCTATGGCCTGTCTCAAAGATTTTTGTGGTTGTGATAAAGAAGGAGGCATCATGCAACAAACCAACCCCAAAGTAACAGTTCTGCTGACCGTGGTGAATCCAGACCGTCATTATTTCCCAGCGGCAGTACAAAGCATTCTTGATCAGTCATTTCAGGATTTTGAATTTCTGATCGTGGAAGATCCTTCAGAGAAGGACGGTCGAACGTTTTTGACTGAAGAAATGTTGGATCGGGTTGTGTACATCACCAATACGGAAAGGACGTCTCTGGTAAGCCAAAAGAATTTAGGAATCAACAGGGCGCGAGGCGAATACATTGCCATGATTGATGCCGACGATATTGCTGCGCCGGATCGATTAAAGTCTCAAGTGGGGTTTCTGGATGCGCATCCCGATATTACTGTCCTCGGCAGCCAGATTGAGTTGATTGATCAGAACGGTCAGGTGATCGGACAACGTTCATTTCCAACCCTGCATGGGGATGTGGAAAGTGCTCTGCGTAGAACAGTGCCGTTGTGCCAGCCTTCAGTCATGTTGCGTAAAAGCTGGATTAAAAAAATCGGCGGCTATATCGACAACGGATATAGCACATGTGAGGACTATGAACTGTGGTCGCGTTTGCATCAGGCAGGCGCCAATTTCAGTAATCACAGATCCAAATTACTCAGATATCGTATTCATGGATCACAAATGAAAATGCAGTTTATTCGGGACACACTGCAAGCGGCACTTTATGTAAAGCGAAAGTATTGGGCGACGCAGATGTCTTTCCTCGATTGGGTTTATATGCTTTGTGAGAGAGCTATATTGGTTTTACCTGATAAGCTCCTTTATGAATTAGCAATGAACATTCTTTATGATGCCGATAATCCACTGATTTCAGAAACAAATGCTGCAAAATGAATGTTGATCATCCATTTTTTGTTGTTGGCGCACCTCGCTCTGGAACGACGATGTTGCAAATGGCTTTGAATCGTCATAGTGCAATCGTGATTCCTCCCGAGACGGCTTACTTTACTCTGGTCACCAGGTCAAAGCGGGGGCAGACACTTCACTGGAAACGAATCAATAAAGATTTACGTATCAATGTAAACCCGCCGGAAAGGCGCATTCATCCCGGAGTAGAAGCGGCTCATTGGTTTCATGAACTGCGTGATGCGTATTTGAAATCACTGGATAGAAAGTCGGAGACGTATTTTGGCGAGAAATCGCCTGAGCATCTCCGCCGCTATCGACGTATTATTCAGACGTTTCCTGAAGCGAAGTTTATCCTGATCTACAGAGACGGGCGGGATGTGGCTTTAAGTCTGACAAAGGTCCCCTGGATGCCTCGCGATCTGATGATCGGGTTCGAACTCTGGCGCCATTATTGTCAACTCCACAATAAAATGGTTGCAGAACTGGGAGAGCGGGTCTTTGTCGTCAAGTATGAAGAGTTCGTGGAACACCCTGTTGAGCAATCTAAAAAAATGCTCTCATTTCTGGGGGTCCCTTTCGAAGAAGCGGTCCCTCTGGGAACTGGTAACGTGGAAGGGATTCCAGAATTTGAAATGAGTTACAAACAAAACGCACTTGCACCGATTTTTTCGGATTCAATCGGCCGCTGGAACAAAGAACTCTCACCACACCAGGTCGAATTACTGGAGCGGTTCGGGCATCGTGAGCTGCAGGATCTGGGGTATTCCATTTCTGAAGAATATCAGCGAGGCGCCTCACTTCTTCATACATCAGCCGTTGCAGCAAAATGCGCAGGCTGGCTTGGTATCCGGTGGGTCTACCGGCTGCTTGATGAGCATGTGGGAACACGATTACATACAGCGAATCGTACATTAATCACTTCGGATAAGATATCCCCGGCAATGGGAGCAGGAGACCATGAGGTTTCGTAAAAAGACGTTGCTGTGGGGGCTCGCAATAGCTTCTTTACTTATATTTGGTGTACTGTTCTTGCGTTTTGTTTCGCAAAATGAGAACGAACTCAGAACTCTGAGGATCATTCAACCCTATTGTCTGGTAATACTATTCATCGCACTCACAACTGCTGTCTATGTACGCGCAGGCTACCTGCGGCATATTACTTTATATGAAGGAAAAGTTCTGGGACGTTTAGAAGCCATTTCGTTAGTTTGCTCATCAAACCTCCTGTCAATTATTTTTATCCCTTTCGCCTCTTGTGGCTTTAATGTCACTTATCTGATAATGCGGCAAGGAGTGTCGGCTGCCTTCGTTGGGTTTGCGATGATTGCCTTCATTTCATTCCAGCTAACATTTAGTTTAGCAGCGATCTTAATTGGTATGTATGCGGAAGGAGATTTGGACTTTCTCTCACCAACACAGCTTCAAATACTCGTTGTATTCTTATTGATTTTACTAATCGTGTTTTTGGTGTGTTTTTTATGGCAGCGAATCCATTCTGCTGAATCGCTGGAAGGAATTGCGAAGGTGCCTCATGCAAAAGAGACTCTTCTGGTAAGTGCGCTGCTAACAGCAATGCTCTGCTTTTCCAGCCAGGCATTAGCCTTTATAGCTGCCTGTGCAAGTTTGGGACTTGATTTGAATCTATTAGAAGGGGCAACGCTTTCGTCATCGCAACATGTTGCCACAATGTTATCACTGACGCCGGCTGGTATCGGATTCCAAGAGGCCGTTACCATGTACGTGGGAAATCTTATCGAAAAGAATTTCATCTTAGTGTTCGGGGCATTGCTACTGATCCGCGTCTCGATTTATGTTGTTTCGATTATAGTTTTACTTGTGAACCTTACAATTCGAAATCTGAATACAAAATTCGTGAATGCACCGCGTATGTTCAATTTAATCAACCGCGCGATAAGTTCTTTGAAAATTTAATATTGTGCTCCATTGACGAAATCGATTTTTGGACCCGCATGGCCAACTTATTCAGTCGCGCGATAAGTTCTGTGAAAATTTGGCTTTCTACTGAGTTGATATCATCCATTCTCGGTCGAATCTTATCCTTCGCTGGAAGGATAGAAGGAATTCATGCTGGATTTCTCTGGTGTGTGCGTACTGTAATCACAAAAAATTAGAATGATATGATCAGACTCACTACGCTGCTTTGCGATAGTAATAGTTCAGCAGACCGCCGAGTCGTTCGCGGCACTCAATCTCACCAGCACTTTGGCCAACTTCCTCTCCCGGTTCAATGATTTGATGATTGAGTCCCTGATGGTTCCTCTCTATGTGATAATGAGTCATGTATTATTTGGTTGCATTTCTCAACGAGTTTTCACCAAAGAAAATTATTCTGTCAAGGCACTCAGTTTTGAGTGAGCATAAAGAATCGCTCAATAAAAGCATTCAGATTGGGAGACCGGGGAGGCAGCACAATCGGCTGAATGTCTGACTGTTTCAGGATTTCTCGAAATGATTCACCAAAAGTTGAATCGCGACCCATGATTAGCTTTCGCTTTTCAGGCAGAAAACCATCTTCCTCATCTGACAGGTTTCTGGCAATCTGTTTCATCCATACTCCGTGTGGATTCGTTGTATAGCCAGCGAAATGAACTCTGCGAGTTTTCAGTTCGATTACGAACAGCAAATAGAAGGTAACAAGCCCACCTTTAGTCCAGACTTCCACGGTGGTAAAGTCGATCGCTGCTAAAACTTCCCAGTGCACCTTAAGAAAAGTACTCCATGTTGTCTGGCCTTTCCGATCAGGTGCTGGCTCAATACCCTGCTCTTTGAGAATTTTACGCACTGATTCGTCAGAGATCTTGTAGCCCACATTTGCAACAGCGTCAGCGATCCGGTCATATCCCCAACAAGAATTTTCTTTTGCGATTCGAATCACGAGTTGCTTAGCCTCACCAGGTAATCTAGGTCTACCTGATTTTCTCTTGCCTCGATTTGAACAATCCCATTTCTTAGTTACCAACTTTTTATGCCAACGAAGAATAGTATCTGGTGAAAACAGAGTACCAATCTGTTCGTGTCGCTTTCGCCCTAAAACTTTACCTTTAACGGAGAGTCTTCGACGCTGGTCATCATTGAGAAGAATACGTTTCTTGCCAAGTTTCTCTTTAAGAACCTGATTCTCAGTTCGTAGATATTCGATTACCTCTTGTTGATGTTTGTTAGCCCAGCCGATGATCATAAGGCAGAACAAGTGCAAAGGTTGCAGAAGAAAGCTCATAAAAAGCCCTATCGTGTAAAACTAAATAATCTGAATTATCAACATTCAGACATTTTATAATATTACCATTTCTGATTTTAACTCTGTGGGAACATGCTACAACAATTCTACCACTTACAGTTCGATTGAATAACTGCAAAGAAAATTATAACAAATCTTCCAATCCTCTTGCTCCATGAAGAATTCGAATCACTTGAATTCCATTTTCTATTTATTCATAGAAAATAACATATTTACCAATCGGAAAACAAAGAAGGCATTCACGGTATTGTTCTTGTAATGTCCCCATTCCAGGATTCGCAGCTAACTACTTTAATAGGTCGTTGATCTTTTGGACAAGTTTATCAGCAGTAGTCGTATCATGCTGTGCGATATAAGACCAAATACTCAGGACATCTTCTCGTGCCTGAAGAGTGCGTATTAGAAGTAGCATTACTCAGTCTTTGTAGCGTCACGCTCATGGGCTTCATTGAGAATTTCATCAACATACCACTCCTCGACATCACCAGCGTCTGCTTAGTCGATGCCAATTTGCAATTCTCGACGGAACTCAGCATCAATCCAATGTCGAATATACATCCTGTGATACTAAGGCATAACATTTTGTGATTGATCATCTTCTATTTTGAGTGGACGATCTGGTTGCTGATGTAATGCCTGCCGCATTTCTTATGTAATTTTAGGAGCCATATTGAGGTTCTACTACAAAATGAGCCTGAAGAAAAAAGGAAAACTGGCACTCGCAATAATAATACGTATTTACTCCATGTATTCAATCTCATTTTTAATCGCAAACTCTGATTTGGGATTTGCACATAGCAGTTTCAATTTGAACGCGACACAACAGTCTATCATGAGGCAATTTGCCCCACTGGGGCAGGCTGTCGCGATAATGAGAAGGTGCGTTTTGCTCTTATATTGAAATTAATTATCAAATCCAGAATAATTTCCAGGTTTAGGAAATCAAAACGTTTGGCATGCAAGATGCTTCTTGTTAAATTGCCGCAAACAAGCTGGCATGTTTTCATTTTCTAGGATTTGAGGAGTTTGAACATGACAAGTCCATCCACAACTAACAATAATCAATCAGAAATCAAGAATCAGATTAAGCTTTTGACCAAGGAAATAGAAACTCACAGCGAGCCGTTTCGACGGATTGTGGGGCAAGTCAATCAAGTGCTTGTCGGTCAAGAGAAACTAGTGCACCGCATGTTGATCGGATTATTGACACGCGGGCATCTGTTGATTGAAGGAGTCCCGGGTCTAGCCAAAACGACCGCTGTGGCAAGTTTGGCGAAAGCGATTAACACCGACTTTCAACGCTTGCAGTTTACTCCTGATTTACTGCCCGCCGATCTCATTGGCACACAAGTATATCGTCCGCAGGATCAATCGTTTGTTGTTCAGAAAGGTCCGATCTTTTCAAACTTAATCCTCGCTGATGAAATTAACCGCGCCCCGGCTAAGGTGCAAAGTGCGTTGCTGGAAGCGATGCAGGAACGACAGGTCACCATCGGCGGAGAAACATTTCCACTCGAAGAACCGTTTTTGATCATGGCGACTCAGAATCCAGTCGAACAGGAAGGTACTTATCCCCTGCCGGAAGCGCAAAGTGATCGCTTCATGTTGAAGGTGGTAGTCGACTATCCGAACCGGGATGAAGAGCTACAGATTCTGCGTCGCATGAGTAAAACCACTACGAACGACGAGATCGATGCGGTTACCTCACCTGCAGAAATCATCCACGCTCGCAAGTTAATTGATGAGATCTATGTGGACTCGAAAGTCGAAAACTACATCGTCGATCTGGTCATGGCAACACGCAATCCGGCAGCCTATGGGTTAAACCTGGATGGCTTAATTCAGTTTGGTGGCTCCCCCCGAGCAACAATCAACCTGACACTGGCCTCCAAGGCGAATGCCTTTCTGGCTGGTCGCGGATATGTGAAACCGGAAGATGTCAAAGAGATCGCACTTGATGTATTACGTCATCGCGTGATGATCACCTATGAAGCTGAGGCTGAAGATCGTGCCAGTGAATCGATTGTTAGTGAGATTCTCGCCCACATTCCCACTCCTTAGTTTTAAGCAGAACGACGTTTGATGTCCGGTAGCGAGCGTAGGTCAGTACCATCACAGGATGATCTGCGCCCTGCCCTGATCCAAGAATGGATATAACCATGATTCCTCGAGAAGTGATTCAGAAAATTCGCCGCGTGCAGATTCGCACTTCGCACAAAGTCGATGAAATGCTGGCGGGCACATGGCACTCTGCCTTTAAAGGCCGCGGCATTGAATTTGAAGAAGTTCGTCCGTATCAAATCGGCGACGATGTCCGCACCATTGACTGGAATGTGACTGCTCGCAGTGGTGAACCATACGTGAAGTTATTCCGGGAAGAACGAGAGCTATCGGTGATGTTGCTGATCGATCTCAGTGGTTCACAAAGCTTCGGAACCAACCAACAGACCAAACGAGAAGTTGTGACCGAATTGGGGGCGACACTCGCCATGTCTGCCATCAAAAATAATGACAAGGTCGGACTCACGCTCTTTACAGACCATATCGAAAAAAGCATCCCGACTCGTAAAGGTTCGCGGCATGTGCTGCGTCTGATTCGAGAGATGCTGTATTGCGAACCGATGGGAACCGGGACCGACATTCGACAGGCATTGGAACACCTCAACCGCGTGTCGAACCGTAAATCTGTCCTGTTCCTGATTAGCGATTTCCAGGATGAGAACTATGAATCCACATTGAAGATCGCCCGCCGACAACATGATATTGTCCCTGTGGTCATTTCAGATCAGCGGGAAGCCAGGATGCCGAATGTCGGTCTGATACGACTGCAAGATGCCGAGAGCGGAGAAATCATCACTTTTGATACTTCCAGCCGCAGTAATCGCGAAACATATGCTCGCTTGTATCAAGAGCGATCAGAAGCTCGCGATGCGATGTTTCGGCGACTGCGGTTAGAGCCACTTCATATCGAAACCGGTATCGATATAGTGGAGCCTCTACGACGATATTTTCATAAACGGGAGAGCCGAACATGAACTTCCTTCACAACATTCGTGGATGTTCAGACAGCGACAGTTGCTGCACATCACACAGTTATTCATCTTGGCTACTCAAAATCATCGTGGCAGGACTATTTTTCTCCTTGATCGGAGGCTTAGCCCAGGCGAAACCATTCAAAACAACCTACAAACAAGAGGGTTTTGATGTCTCGATCAGTATGTCGACGACCAGCGTTCGCGTTGCGGAGCCCTTCACAGTAACTTATGAACTGACCTCGCCCTCAGAGAAAACTTTGGTATGGCCTGCTGTTACGGAACAACTTGGCCCCTTCGACGTCATCGACTCGCAAGACTTGTTTGATATCCCCGTCGATTCGGGCCGAATGTGGAAACGCACACTGACATTGGAAAGTATTGAATCTGGCGATCTGGAAATTCCATCGCTGACCGTAAATATCGTCTCGTCAGGCTCAAAGAATGTTCAAGCAAAACCGATCGAAGTCATCAAGCTTGCTGCTCAACCCGTCAACGTCACCAGCGTTCTCGAAGGACGCGCAGATCCAAGACAGTTTCGCGACATACAGTCTGTTGTCGATGTGGAGGTGCCGGTTAAAGAATCCTCACAATGGACCACCTGGGGAATGACCAGTCTCGGTGTCGTCGCACTGGCTTGCCTTGCTTTTGTGGTCCTGGCTGTACGAGGCCGTTCGATCACACCAGAGAAATGGGCGCTGCAACAACTTGATGCACTGTCAGTAAGTGTAAAAGAGAATCCCAATGAAAACGATCAAAAAATCACTGAGCTGACAGATATTGTGAAGCATTTCCTGGCCCAGCAGCACGACACCCCGGCCGGTCAACAAACAACGCACGAATTGTCACAAATGCTGGCCAATCGGAATATCGGTTCCAAGCTGGTGCAAGACGATCTATGCAATGTTTTGTCACTCGCAGACGAAGCAAAGTTCGCAGGTCTAGACTTAAGTGTGGACGAGTTGCAATCCGCGATTCAAACCGTCCGTGGAAGTATATCTGAGTTATCAAAACCATTAGTCCCTGCAACAGCGAATCCGGAGGTTTCCTAATGTTTGACTCACCCTGGTATTTTTTACTGCTGCTCACACTACCCGTCCTGGCGTGGTGTTTGTTTGCGAGGAAAAGAAAATCAGCTGTTCAATTTAGTTCACTGAAAATGGCAAAAGACCTTTCACCGACACTACGGCAACGACTCAACTGGTTGCCCCGCGCGCTGACGCTGCTTGCCATTTTATTTATGATTCTGGGACTGGCCAGACCGCGCGAAGGACGTGAGCAAAAAGTCACGACCAGCGAGGGAATCGCCATCGAAATGGTCGTCGACCGTAGCGGCAGTATGCAGGCCATGGATTTCAAAATCAACGGCGAACATGTTGATCGCCTTACTGCCATTAAAAACGTGGCTGGGAAGTTTGTAGAAGGAAAAGAGGATCTGGATGGTCGATTCAACGATCTCGTAGGTCTG
This window encodes:
- a CDS encoding class I SAM-dependent methyltransferase; the encoded protein is MLRHSNEAMKQPGESKLSQNAMGNRPGYDLHRPMQEHRATRAQGLAEQALSACKPFLLSEQTSALALIDVGCGYGHTLLEYAKHFNAVVGLEPSFPLFQEADRLTQDVHNITVRNSRAELMNENSTYDVVVMDNVLEHIEHQATSLENIVRSLCPGGIAYIVVPNKWWPIEVHYGLPFLSYLPLSLANWYLRLSGRGHDYRDASYAPSYFSLRRMLRRISCISFHFVVPEDVSTARLGQKLHYRFGVWLLRRFPFLWPVSKIFVVVIKKEASCNKPTPK
- a CDS encoding glycosyltransferase, with the translated sequence MQQTNPKVTVLLTVVNPDRHYFPAAVQSILDQSFQDFEFLIVEDPSEKDGRTFLTEEMLDRVVYITNTERTSLVSQKNLGINRARGEYIAMIDADDIAAPDRLKSQVGFLDAHPDITVLGSQIELIDQNGQVIGQRSFPTLHGDVESALRRTVPLCQPSVMLRKSWIKKIGGYIDNGYSTCEDYELWSRLHQAGANFSNHRSKLLRYRIHGSQMKMQFIRDTLQAALYVKRKYWATQMSFLDWVYMLCERAILVLPDKLLYELAMNILYDADNPLISETNAAK
- a CDS encoding sulfotransferase family protein, which translates into the protein MNVDHPFFVVGAPRSGTTMLQMALNRHSAIVIPPETAYFTLVTRSKRGQTLHWKRINKDLRINVNPPERRIHPGVEAAHWFHELRDAYLKSLDRKSETYFGEKSPEHLRRYRRIIQTFPEAKFILIYRDGRDVALSLTKVPWMPRDLMIGFELWRHYCQLHNKMVAELGERVFVVKYEEFVEHPVEQSKKMLSFLGVPFEEAVPLGTGNVEGIPEFEMSYKQNALAPIFSDSIGRWNKELSPHQVELLERFGHRELQDLGYSISEEYQRGASLLHTSAVAAKCAGWLGIRWVYRLLDEHVGTRLHTANRTLITSDKISPAMGAGDHEVS
- a CDS encoding lysylphosphatidylglycerol synthase domain-containing protein, with protein sequence MRFRKKTLLWGLAIASLLIFGVLFLRFVSQNENELRTLRIIQPYCLVILFIALTTAVYVRAGYLRHITLYEGKVLGRLEAISLVCSSNLLSIIFIPFASCGFNVTYLIMRQGVSAAFVGFAMIAFISFQLTFSLAAILIGMYAEGDLDFLSPTQLQILVVFLLILLIVFLVCFLWQRIHSAESLEGIAKVPHAKETLLVSALLTAMLCFSSQALAFIAACASLGLDLNLLEGATLSSSQHVATMLSLTPAGIGFQEAVTMYVGNLIEKNFILVFGALLLIRVSIYVVSIIVLLVNLTIRNLNTKFVNAPRMFNLINRAISSLKI
- a CDS encoding helix-turn-helix domain-containing protein; protein product: MSFLLQPLHLFCLMIIGWANKHQQEVIEYLRTENQVLKEKLGKKRILLNDDQRRRLSVKGKVLGRKRHEQIGTLFSPDTILRWHKKLVTKKWDCSNRGKRKSGRPRLPGEAKQLVIRIAKENSCWGYDRIADAVANVGYKISDESVRKILKEQGIEPAPDRKGQTTWSTFLKVHWEVLAAIDFTTVEVWTKGGLVTFYLLFVIELKTRRVHFAGYTTNPHGVWMKQIARNLSDEEDGFLPEKRKLIMGRDSTFGESFREILKQSDIQPIVLPPRSPNLNAFIERFFMLTQN
- a CDS encoding AAA family ATPase, whose amino-acid sequence is MTSPSTTNNNQSEIKNQIKLLTKEIETHSEPFRRIVGQVNQVLVGQEKLVHRMLIGLLTRGHLLIEGVPGLAKTTAVASLAKAINTDFQRLQFTPDLLPADLIGTQVYRPQDQSFVVQKGPIFSNLILADEINRAPAKVQSALLEAMQERQVTIGGETFPLEEPFLIMATQNPVEQEGTYPLPEAQSDRFMLKVVVDYPNRDEELQILRRMSKTTTNDEIDAVTSPAEIIHARKLIDEIYVDSKVENYIVDLVMATRNPAAYGLNLDGLIQFGGSPRATINLTLASKANAFLAGRGYVKPEDVKEIALDVLRHRVMITYEAEAEDRASESIVSEILAHIPTP
- a CDS encoding DUF58 domain-containing protein, yielding MIPREVIQKIRRVQIRTSHKVDEMLAGTWHSAFKGRGIEFEEVRPYQIGDDVRTIDWNVTARSGEPYVKLFREERELSVMLLIDLSGSQSFGTNQQTKREVVTELGATLAMSAIKNNDKVGLTLFTDHIEKSIPTRKGSRHVLRLIREMLYCEPMGTGTDIRQALEHLNRVSNRKSVLFLISDFQDENYESTLKIARRQHDIVPVVISDQREARMPNVGLIRLQDAESGEIITFDTSSRSNRETYARLYQERSEARDAMFRRLRLEPLHIETGIDIVEPLRRYFHKRESRT